The Campylobacterota bacterium genome window below encodes:
- a CDS encoding S41 family peptidase has translation MKNTKMMVFGFASAVAISIALSTSLLAKSDPAAPAEPSIEASRLQSLAKFTKVLSIVEQYNVDNLTIDQLIDKSLQGMLSNLDAHSTYLDKKSYDNLKTQTDGEFGGLGITVGMRDNALTVISPIEGTPADKAGIKAGDVILKINDKATLDMTIDDAVALMRGTPKTPIDLTIVRKGSAEPLKFHIIRDIITVESVYTRTIGKEVLYIRVTNFDKKVAADVKTAIKKHAKTSKGIILDLRNNPGGLLDQAVELTDLFVDEGTIVSQKGRNKADDVSYSATKSNTITHLPLVVLVNEGSASASEIVSGAIQDLKRGVIIGEKTFGKGSVQVVMPITDSEAVKLTVARYYLPSGRTIQAVGVTPDIEVTSGEIKSHDKSFNIKEADLKKHLQNELEKEGGMVDVTEAGTGNKTTITAEQMNKDLQLKEAVDIIKALIIVKGK, from the coding sequence ATGAAAAATACCAAAATGATGGTTTTCGGTTTTGCCAGCGCCGTGGCGATCAGCATCGCCCTCTCCACCTCCTTGCTTGCCAAAAGCGACCCGGCCGCTCCGGCAGAGCCCTCCATCGAAGCCTCCCGTCTCCAGTCGTTGGCGAAATTCACCAAAGTTCTCAGCATCGTCGAGCAATACAATGTTGACAACCTGACCATCGATCAGCTGATCGACAAATCGCTGCAGGGGATGCTCTCCAACCTCGACGCCCACTCGACCTATCTGGACAAAAAAAGCTACGACAACCTCAAAACGCAGACCGACGGCGAATTCGGCGGGCTTGGAATCACCGTCGGGATGCGCGACAATGCCCTCACCGTCATCTCCCCGATCGAAGGGACTCCCGCAGACAAAGCGGGGATCAAGGCGGGCGACGTCATCCTCAAGATCAACGACAAAGCGACGCTGGACATGACGATCGACGATGCCGTCGCCCTGATGCGCGGTACCCCGAAAACACCCATCGACCTGACCATCGTTCGCAAAGGGTCGGCTGAACCGCTGAAGTTTCACATCATCCGAGACATCATCACCGTCGAATCGGTCTATACCCGCACGATCGGCAAAGAGGTCCTCTACATCCGCGTCACGAATTTCGATAAAAAAGTGGCGGCCGACGTCAAGACGGCCATCAAAAAACACGCCAAAACGTCCAAGGGGATCATCCTTGATCTGCGGAACAATCCCGGCGGACTCCTCGATCAGGCGGTCGAACTGACCGACCTCTTCGTCGACGAGGGAACGATCGTTTCCCAAAAAGGGCGCAACAAAGCCGACGACGTCAGTTACAGCGCCACCAAAAGCAACACGATCACCCATCTGCCGCTGGTCGTTTTGGTCAACGAAGGTTCGGCCAGCGCCTCGGAAATTGTCAGCGGGGCGATCCAGGATCTTAAACGTGGCGTCATCATCGGCGAAAAAACGTTCGGAAAAGGTTCGGTCCAGGTCGTGATGCCCATCACCGACTCCGAAGCGGTCAAACTGACGGTCGCGCGCTACTATCTCCCTAGCGGACGCACGATCCAGGCCGTCGGCGTAACGCCGGACATCGAAGTCACCTCCGGCGAGATCAAAAGCCACGACAAGTCGTTCAATATTAAAGAAGCCGACCTCAAAAAGCACCTTCAAAACGAGCTCGAAAAAGAGGGCGGTATGGTCGACGTGACCGAAGCGGGTACCGGCAATAAAACGACCATCACCGCCGAGCAGATGAACAAAGACCTCCAGCTCAAAGAAGCGGTCGACATTATCAAAGCATTAATCATAGTCAAAGGAAAATAA
- the purC gene encoding phosphoribosylaminoimidazolesuccinocarboxamide synthase: protein MEKRELLYEGKAKRLFSTDDANLVIAEFKDDLTAFNGAKKASEAGKGALNNRISTELFKMLASKGVESHFVEMLDENHMLCKKVDIILIEVIVRNIATGSLSKNLGIPDGKVLPFTLVEFDYKNDELGDPKLNDQHCLILELVKNEAELDQLRAMARQVNDILRPYFAEKGLNLVDFKLEFGRDKDGKIILADEISPDNCRFWDLATGEKMDKDRFRQGLGGLKVAYEEVLNRILG from the coding sequence ATGGAAAAACGCGAACTACTCTACGAAGGAAAAGCCAAACGTCTTTTCAGCACCGACGATGCGAACCTCGTCATTGCCGAATTCAAAGACGATCTGACTGCTTTCAACGGAGCCAAAAAAGCCAGTGAAGCGGGTAAAGGGGCACTGAACAACCGCATTTCGACCGAGCTTTTCAAAATGCTCGCTTCCAAAGGCGTCGAGTCCCATTTCGTCGAGATGCTCGACGAAAACCACATGCTGTGCAAAAAAGTCGACATCATCCTCATCGAAGTGATCGTCCGCAACATCGCGACGGGCAGTCTGAGCAAAAACCTCGGTATTCCCGACGGCAAAGTACTCCCCTTCACACTGGTGGAATTCGATTACAAAAACGATGAGCTCGGCGATCCGAAGCTCAACGACCAGCACTGCCTCATCCTCGAACTGGTGAAAAACGAAGCCGAACTCGACCAGCTGCGCGCGATGGCACGTCAGGTCAACGACATCCTCCGCCCTTATTTCGCCGAAAAAGGGCTCAATCTCGTCGATTTCAAACTCGAGTTCGGCCGCGACAAGGATGGCAAAATCATCCTGGCTGATGAGATCAGTCCCGACAACTGCCGTTTCTGGGATCTGGCGACGGGAGAAAAAATGGACAAAGACCGTTTCCGTCAGGGTCTCGGCGGCCTGAAAGTCGCGTACGAAGAAGTACTGAACCGTATTCTCGGATAA
- the purS gene encoding phosphoribosylformylglycinamidine synthase subunit PurS produces MKAIVNVFLKNGVLDSQGKAVQHALAHHGFESVRDVRVGKQIIIEMNESDAASAKEKVAHMCEELLANTVIEDYEIEIQA; encoded by the coding sequence ATGAAAGCAATCGTCAACGTATTTTTGAAAAACGGAGTCCTTGACTCTCAGGGCAAAGCGGTACAGCACGCCCTTGCCCATCACGGATTCGAAAGCGTGCGCGACGTCCGCGTCGGCAAACAGATCATTATCGAAATGAACGAGAGCGATGCGGCTTCCGCCAAGGAAAAAGTCGCCCACATGTGCGAAGAACTGCTCGCCAACACCGTTATCGAAGATTACGAGATCGAGATCCAAGCATGA
- the purQ gene encoding phosphoribosylformylglycinamidine synthase subunit PurQ: protein MKVGIIQFPGTNCEYDTQYAFNALGCETQILWHKDEAIPEGTDLVVVAGGFSYGDYLRSGAIAKMSPIMKALKRYADNGGKVLGICNGFQVLTETGLLPGALKRNEGLHFISRHHHLKVLSNANTFLRRCNVGDVVNIPIAHHDGNYYIDEAGLKELYANDQVLLQYTDAQGNIDNPNGSVDSIAGVCNKAKNVFGLMPHPERAMEALLGSGDGKAMLEGFLNA from the coding sequence ATGAAAGTAGGCATTATCCAGTTCCCGGGAACCAACTGCGAATACGATACGCAGTACGCCTTCAACGCGCTGGGATGCGAAACGCAGATTCTGTGGCACAAAGACGAAGCGATCCCCGAGGGGACCGACCTTGTCGTTGTCGCGGGAGGCTTCAGCTACGGCGACTACCTCCGCAGCGGAGCGATCGCGAAAATGTCACCGATCATGAAGGCGCTCAAACGGTATGCGGACAACGGCGGAAAAGTTCTGGGGATCTGTAACGGATTCCAGGTACTGACCGAAACGGGACTGCTGCCGGGCGCTCTCAAACGCAATGAAGGGCTCCATTTCATTTCCCGTCACCACCATCTCAAAGTCCTCAGCAACGCCAATACCTTCCTTCGTCGCTGCAATGTCGGGGATGTCGTGAACATCCCCATCGCCCACCACGACGGGAATTATTACATCGACGAAGCGGGTCTCAAAGAGCTTTACGCCAACGATCAGGTACTGCTTCAATATACCGACGCACAAGGCAACATCGACAACCCCAACGGTTCGGTCGATTCGATCGCCGGTGTCTGCAACAAGGCCAAAAACGTATTCGGACTCATGCCGCACCCCGAGCGGGCAATGGAAGCGCTGCTCGGATCCGGCGACGGCAAAGCGATGCTTGAAGGGTTTTTGAACGCTTGA
- a CDS encoding lysophospholipid acyltransferase family protein — protein sequence MNAIFARIRWLYALIVIFTGMTLMIAIFHFVPNPYAQKISAWFIRLLVFIPVRVKGTPDPDAQMFLLNHQSDIDIGIMETITPKDLAWVAKKELFDVPFFGLVVKLPKDIALERESKTALVKLIKECKDRLDRGRVITIFPEGTRTETGKMKPFKAGAKMVADKYALKVQPVVLIATAWHFSNKRKDFRPGTVTAIYMDSFVADKEDPQWLNQLQEKMQKVYDDELSNHPRYR from the coding sequence ATGAACGCGATCTTTGCTCGAATTAGATGGCTTTACGCCCTCATCGTCATCTTTACCGGGATGACGTTGATGATCGCCATTTTCCACTTCGTTCCCAACCCCTATGCCCAGAAGATCAGCGCATGGTTCATCCGGCTGCTCGTTTTTATCCCCGTACGGGTCAAGGGGACTCCCGATCCTGACGCACAGATGTTTTTGCTCAACCACCAAAGTGACATCGATATCGGGATCATGGAGACGATCACCCCAAAAGACCTCGCCTGGGTTGCCAAAAAAGAACTCTTCGACGTTCCGTTTTTCGGGCTCGTCGTCAAGCTTCCCAAGGACATCGCACTCGAACGCGAAAGCAAAACCGCACTGGTGAAACTGATCAAAGAGTGCAAAGACCGCCTCGATCGAGGCCGCGTCATTACGATTTTCCCCGAAGGAACGCGCACCGAGACGGGCAAAATGAAACCGTTCAAAGCGGGGGCGAAAATGGTCGCCGACAAATACGCCCTGAAAGTCCAACCCGTCGTTTTGATCGCGACGGCCTGGCATTTCAGCAACAAGCGCAAAGATTTCCGCCCCGGCACCGTCACCGCGATCTACATGGATTCCTTCGTAGCCGACAAGGAAGATCCGCAGTGGCTGAACCAGCTTCAGGAAAAGATGCAAAAGGTCTACGACGATGAGCTTTCAAACCATCCTCGCTATCGGTAG
- the crcB gene encoding fluoride efflux transporter CrcB: MSFQTILAIGSGAFIGAVLRAYLGGVVNHHVPHALPFGTLSVNLIGSFIIGALFAYFSYTTFLSVQMKSFLTTGFLGGLTTYSTFAIETFFLLSGGHLLLAAANMALNTFGTVLMAASGYYLFRHWLS; this comes from the coding sequence ATGAGCTTTCAAACCATCCTCGCTATCGGTAGCGGTGCTTTCATCGGCGCGGTATTGCGCGCCTATCTGGGCGGCGTCGTCAACCACCACGTCCCCCATGCCCTCCCTTTCGGCACGCTCTCGGTCAATCTCATCGGCAGCTTCATCATAGGGGCCCTGTTCGCCTATTTCAGCTATACGACTTTTTTGAGCGTACAAATGAAATCGTTTCTCACGACCGGTTTTCTGGGGGGGCTGACCACCTATTCGACGTTTGCGATCGAAACCTTTTTTCTCCTCAGCGGCGGTCATTTGCTCCTTGCCGCCGCCAACATGGCGCTCAATACGTTCGGAACCGTTCTCATGGCCGCGTCAGGCTATTATCTCTTCCGCCACTGGCTCTCCTAA
- a CDS encoding ATP-binding cassette domain-containing protein, producing MNNVLDIQNISFGYTKNTLLFENFSLSLRAGEIKAIVGPSGIGKSTLFSLILGELKPFSGSIRSASLSQVFQDPYSSFHPTYTIREQIREVASVEGIETLMGKMGLSPHHLDSLPHRLSGGQLQRCSILRSLLMNPGVLLLDEPTSALDNLNQVDIMKLIVENLGERGVLLITHDADLARWCADEIVVLGEPVAEEIIA from the coding sequence TTGAATAACGTATTAGATATCCAAAATATATCTTTTGGATATACAAAAAATACGCTTTTGTTTGAAAACTTCTCCCTTTCCCTCCGTGCGGGCGAGATCAAAGCGATCGTGGGTCCCAGCGGCATCGGAAAATCGACGCTGTTTTCCTTGATTCTGGGTGAATTGAAGCCCTTTTCGGGGAGCATTCGCTCGGCATCCCTGTCGCAGGTCTTTCAAGATCCCTACAGCTCGTTTCATCCTACCTATACGATACGCGAGCAGATCCGCGAGGTAGCGTCGGTGGAGGGGATAGAGACGCTGATGGGAAAAATGGGATTGAGTCCGCATCATCTCGATTCTCTGCCGCACCGCCTCTCGGGCGGGCAGCTCCAGCGTTGCTCGATACTGCGCTCGCTGCTGATGAACCCCGGCGTGCTGCTGCTGGATGAACCCACATCGGCGCTGGACAACCTCAACCAGGTCGATATCATGAAACTGATCGTGGAAAATCTGGGTGAACGCGGGGTGCTGCTGATTACCCACGATGCCGATCTCGCCCGGTGGTGCGCCGATGAGATTGTGGTATTAGGAGAGCCAGTGGCGGAAGAGATAATAGCCTGA